TTCTGCTGCCCTCACATTCTCCACAAACAGGAATGaaagtatatacatttttagcaAGCTCTCAGATGGTAATGCACAAAggattgtttctttttaatttgcattgcGCTCACGTTTCTGACAAACTTGGGCTTGAGTCCTGCTGCTCTACTATGTTTCACATGACATAGCAGCACCAAGTTTGGCTGTAGGTGTGTATCAGAAGATGGATGTGTGATGGTGTCCTTCAAAGAGGTACAGCTTTGCAGCTAGTCATAGTACCTGCAGAGCCTGTCTGGGACACTGGTGTGCAGTCAAGTATTTTCCACCCCAAACCTAACAGGAGGCCAGGAGCAGCCATTCAAGAGCTTTCCATGTTTCAGCTGTCAgcacagagaaggagatggagaaagaaggGCCAAGCTTTCAGAGCATAGTAAAGGAAGGGGGCAAGAGAAAAAGCAAGGACGAGTGTGAGGGAAAATGATGAGGGGAAGAATGGCACCTGCTTATGGCTTGGCACTCCCCTGTTCACACGGACTGGAGACTGGTATGGCTGGACaatgaacagacacagagacggAGGTTATATATAGACAGATGGAAAGGTAGTTCATAAAGTTCAGTTTTGTCAATGTctgttccctccctcctcttttaGGGTCTGGTCCCTGCAGTGGGAACCCAGGACGGGAGAGTGACGGAGCAGAGCATTGACACGCCCTTTGACCCCAGGCCCATGGCCCCCTTGTGGCTGGACATGTAGACGCACAAAGGCAGGTAGCAAGCAGGGTGCCTGCTGGCACAGGTCTGTGGTGCCCTTGTTTCCAGCCCCACCTCTCGTCCAGTCATAGTAAATCAGCTGGGGCAGCCAGTGGATGCTCCTGGTCTATAGCTGCGTCTGTTGCCATGACTCTTGAGAGAGGCCATATCTTTCCGTTCTTAGACAGATGATGTCAGAGGATAGCTTCTATACCATCATCAAAGTCAAAATTTTCATGGCAGGCATTTTGCAGAAAAGTGGGACAGATTTTGGGGAGAATTCTTGCTTGACATTCATGCAACATTTTGGCTTGATATTTTACCCATATAGAACCTATAACTTGATCCATGATCCATTTGATGTACACGTCATTGTTTTCTGCCATATGTTTTCATCTAGATAGGCATCACCATTGCATGAAAAAGGTTTGCTGTGCTTTGGCTTCATGTGTACCATCACAACAGTATTAGCACAGTTGTGAATCTGATAcgtgtggatgtttgtgtgtctatctcctcatctgtctgtctgtgttttctctttggGTGGACTCTAGAGAGAATCTAGCAaccccacacagacaggaccCAAACCAAccccagccagccagccagcccgACTtatcttctccttctcctggcTGAATGCACTCTCCAAAAAGAAGAAGTAAATGCATTACCAGGACACCTTGTTCACACCCCACTCTCCTCCGCGAGCAGGCGCAGATTTCAGAACAGTGTTGACAAGTTAAACTTGTTAAGAGTGTATTAAGTTCTCCCTGAGCTGACATTAAAAGGACTTTCATGTGTGCTTGCAAAGGATCCAATAGACCACACAAATATTatcttttgggggaaaaaaaaaagattttgtttgtCAAAGGTTTTGGAAccactttaaaaatacagaatattcaATTTTCACCTTCATCTTTGTGGTCAGAAATAGAATGACAGAGTAAAAATGGAAACTGTGGTTTATCTTGTTTCTGCAGATCATGCCTCTGTTGAAAGGAGCCTGCTGCTGTTTGGTTTTTGAAACGTGGGTGGGGAGGATTTAGTGTCATTGATCAAACAAACATTGTCTTTCAATTCAAGGAGAACAGGCTTCTTGCAGTAATGCAAATGTTTGCAAAGGATCTAGTGATCAGTTTGCATGTCTTAATATGAGCTGTCCTTTTGATTTCCTGCAAGTGTTTTTCACATATCTGTgctttcagatttatttttacatgtgtgttgGATGTGGATTGTGTATGCCTGTGATTGATAAAGTCTTACATAAAATTATGCTTTTGGGTATTATGATATAAGGCATGGCATGtccaaatgtttcttttatttaacTGACAATATTTTACTAATAAAAATTTTATTGGAGGGTTTGTAGAAATTGTTTTACTGAACTGACCAGGAATTTCATGCTGTTGTGTCAAACTGTACCTCTGGCTGAACTGACCGTTCAGTGTTAAGaagtacattttaataaatgttaacacaattgttttttttctgtttggtatGTTTCTGATATAAATCATGGAGAATAACATTGACACATTCTGTATTTATCAAGTAGGTCCAGTACATATAGAAATCGAGAGAAGtcatttaattgatttattaaCATTGAATTGTCATTTATTCTCAACGTCTGTTTGAAATTGATAGGCTATCATTTGGAGATATGCTGGTGCAAATTTATCACCCTACAATGTaacattcagtttaaattcattttaaataacattgtCAAACCTGAATCATACCAGCACAAATAATCTAAGCCATCCAAATAGTTCTTGCATCAGTACTCTTGCTCAGATTTTCCATTATAACCTGCAgtattttctttgtaatgtCAGAATTGATGTTACTCTAAAGGAAGCTACACTAAATAACAAATACTCTCACCATATtccatttaaacagttttagTTCACAATTTATGAACCAATTATTTTATTGATCATTTTCCAATGGCTTGCATAagttttttattgttgaaaGCTTTTCGGGCCATCTTCTCTTCTTTAGCCATCTGAAGGAATTCTCGCAGCAGATGAAAAGTCAGATCGAGAGAATTGGGCTTCCCTTTCGCATTAAGCCTTTTTGACCGTGTCTGCTCTTTCTCGCCCGCCTCAGAATTGGTCTTTGGGTCCCTGGCAGCAGCACAGACCTTTCCGGAGCTTGTCATTGTTGGTGCGATTGAGCCTGGCTCCTCTTCAAAGAGCGACTCATTGTTTAGGCTGCCAAGGGGAATTTCAGTCTCTACATGTGGTTCAAGAAATTGCCATTGCTCATAGTCCATAAAGGTGGGTCTTCTGCCTTGAGGCCTATGAAGGTCCACTGGGTGGCATTCACTCCGTGACCAACAGaccccaaaaaacaaagacatcagGATGAGAACTTTGCTCATGATGGTTTCCCCTTTGTCAGATGGTGCAATACCCTGAGAATACATAAAATAGTGTTGTAGAACATTTCTTGTCAAAGAAAAAGTGCCCCATTTGCATGCAGAAACGTACCTACTACATCATATGTTCATATTAACAAAAGATAATATTTAAATGAGTCTCAAACACCCACGTTAACTTTGTGTTGTGCTTAAAATGGTGAACAGTAAAATATCACTGAAACAAGCTGAGGCAAGCCTTCATCTGTTGCTAATTATTTCACAAAAGGAAATCATAAAACTGGATCACTTTTAATGTATGATTAtgtcatacattaaaaatgatccAGTTATATGATTTCCacataatatttcaatattacTTCATAGCACTTAAAATTAGAgctcataaatattcataacatCTTATGACAACATCTACATCTGACATCAGTAACAAGAATAGCAGGTGTTGTGTCATGTAGACATTCTGTGTACAAtataacatgaaattaaaacctTTTAACTAATGTTCTACCCATATTTGGAAGTTGAGAAGCTAACACTCTTTCTGAATATGTTCTGAAGCCGGACAGTCACATGATACTCTTTTCAAAATGATCTCAATATGTACTTACAATGTCCCAGGCAGAAAGAGTCCCCAGATTTTGCACAATGAGAAGAGTAACTGAAGAGTCTCTTTGCGAGTTAAGGAATGATGGGCTGGTTTTTATAGCTTGCAACAGACACATACTCTATTCCTTTGGGCCCAGTGGTGAAGTAGACCAGCAGTCACAGCAGAAACAtaaactgctgctgttgttttcagcCCGCTTCCAATTTTACCAAAGATGTGACCTGATACCACAGATCAGCAGATTCAAGTGATGATTCTGACACAGGAGAAGAGATGGGATTTGTGAATCAGTGAGCTGAGAATGTCTTCATTAAAATCCATCAAGTCAACCCACCACAGATGGTAGGTCAAATAAGAACTTCATTAATTCAGTGTTAATAGAAGACGATTTTTTCCCCTGACACTGCTATTATTGCCAAACGGACTTTCTCGCTTTGCTTCTGATTATACCTACCCATTAATATGCTAGTAAGATATCCTCAATTTATTAACCATTTCCTAGAGATATGTGCGGgcaaatgcaaactgaaacCCACTACCTAAGAACTCATAACATCACAGAGAATGTGTACATTCAATACAATATTTGTGGCACAGTTCAAAAAAGAATGTAAAGGGGAAGGATGAAAATACAGGAATATTATATTGCTGTGTACATTCTTCTATACATCATTAAAAGTTTCAACTCACATATTGGTGGCTAGCTGGGAGTATaatttttccacacaaatgGCAAAATGTGTCAAAGATTTCTTGCAAAGGCTTGCATGTGCAGTAGTGTAGCAGCAATATCCTTACAATAAGGATACAATGTTGTATTTAGGTGAGGGTTTGACAaatctatttctatttctattttttgcAGGGAACTATTCAGTATCTGTTCTCCTCTGAGTATATGTTTCTAGcgtaaattaaaaacaacaacaaaaaaaaaacctgtaatggAAGAGCTACAAGTCTTCAACCAATACAAACTTCATAAACAGTctgcatatataaaaatactataAATACTAGGGCAGAGAGAAAATTatttaatgggggggggggatccccTGGGGGCCTTTAATTATACAATCCTCTCAGAGCTGGCAGGGGActcatcttgtttttttcccatgtggCAGCATGCAAAGCCTATCTTCCAAACACTCTGTGGGGACAGTAAGCCTGTCAGACATGTCAGACCCATCAGTTTTGCACCCAACACGACCAAACAGAATTCAGTCATCAACTGCTCCCAAGACACCAGTGAATGACGATGATTTGCAAAGTCTCCTTTGTTTTACAGTCTGGATAGCACACTCTGTTGTCAAACTTTTACTTATACATTATGTTGTAATGGCCAACAGCACCACTCAGAAAGTCCTAATATGACCCCCTTACCAAAATGTCACACTTGATCATACCCATTGTCCTGTAATACTAAGACAAAGTCATGTTAAAAAGaggtttaatttaaaatttaaacccTGCAGTATGATATATCAATGgacatttattaataaaataatctttatattttatcttaAAACCTAAAATGGTATCTACTGGGTAATTTTTCCTGCctgttattttttatcattattttatttattacaaaagttatattttaatctgaatagCACTGCAAAGTCGACactgttcacaaataatgactTTCATTCCAGAAATTAGAAAAGTCACATTTATATTCACCTGCGTTTTCTGCGATAAAATtctttttatatacattttgtgttttttcctgacTATTATTATTTGGCgcgccacctgctggtgggTATAAAAGCCAAACTATTTCTGTTGGGTCTTGGGCCATATTATTTTGAGCGGGTGGCAGGTGATTCGCAGATTTCAAGAGTAGGCTACTACTATTAGTAGGCTACCTCTGCAACTCAGGAATGAAATcaagaaaatatacaaattgtTGTCTTTCTTAAAACTCAAAATTTAACGAGGAATGACGTCATCTTATTGCGCCGGAAGCGGGCGGTGAGCTGGAACCCCATCCAGCTGAGCTGGCTCTGTCTGGTTTGAGTACCTAGCCGCGTCTGTCTCTCCGGATTTGTTGTTGTGGAAGCCCGTGTAACAAGGGGAGAACGCTTTGGGTTACGCTAAATCGTGGGTGCGACGCATAGGAAGCAACTTTTGCATTAAACTGACTACTTACGACGTTGGAGACCACGCATTATTAATACGTTCAACGTTATGGATTCTGCAAATCAAGGTAAAACGTGAACGTAATAATAGTCGGAAATGTTTTATACTGCCAGTAATTGCATGGTTTCTGGATATAAAGTAACGTAAGCTACGCGATATGAATGCCATTGGGCCCGATGGGTATCTTAATGTCAAAGACGCCAGAGAAAGACGGAGGCTGCGGAATCGAATTACGAATCCATATTAGatgtttcatatttacacaACAACCTATGCTCGTGATTTTATGACAAAAGTGATGTTAGCATTACCTTGCATGAGCCTGTTGTGGCAAGGCAGAATTCAGCTAGTTATGTGGTTGAGAAAGATGCTTGCTTCCCGATCGTAAACAACGGCAACACTGGCGGACCATTCTTGACAGCGACGAGCGAACCAGGGAGCCAGCAAGTATTCTGCACTTGTACGAGGATGACTAACGTTAGCCAGCAAATTAGTCAGTTAATTTTAGGAGGCTGGCTGCCGATGCTGTGGTATTGTTTGCTGATTAACATCAACGCGAAAAGCAAACCAACAAGTCACACCAGcatgtgtttttaatataactTCGCTAGCTAGCCTTGCCTTCCCTATAGATATGTAACACGCCGTACCTAGCGTTAATCTGTAGAACAACTGACACACCTAGTtggatagctaactagctaacataaCAGCTAGGTGACGGTTATGCGGGTTTAGCTTGTAGATACTGTCCAGACCACAAACCCCAGTGATctgttgctagctagttagcaacaTTTTAAGGTTGGTGCAAATTATTAGGTTGCACCTAGCTTGCTAAGCAACCGTCCTTTCGTACATCAAGCCCTTCTCGTGCTCATGAAACTTTATTTAGTCAGCACTCGAGGTTTATCTTTCTGAAATCAGCTATTAAGTTAGCTAAAAGTTATCGTTCTAAATAATGCAAACAGTCCTTAGTGGTTCGCAAATATTGCGAAAAACATAGaatgtaacgttagctagctaataataGCTAGTCATCTGGATAGTTGTACTTCctgtttttccagtgttttggTTTGTGATATCTCGCCACGAAATCCAAACGTTGAGCTAGTCATTTTCTTCAAGAAGTCGTTGCCTTATCAAAGTCACGCCAGCTACCCAGATGGATAATGTAGTACAAATGATAAACGAAGTCATTACCATATTGTTGATTAGTATTGCGCATTCAAACATCCAAGAAAGCTATTCGATGTATTTTGACGGAGGGTGGGGCTGTATTAAATTATTGGATAACTAATACTGTATCACAGGTACCCAGCAAGCAAAGGTGCTTTACTCATTTCCCAGTCAACAAACTCAGTTGAATCCTTATCACCGCCCACCGCTTCCAACATTCTTATACAAATTTGTCTAATCAAGCTGATTCATATAAATAACACGTTTCTGCTTGTTCATACATGTTgctcaaaatgaacattttgaagGATAAGGAAAGTAAAGATTTGGAGAGCTCCTGTCAGTGGAATGCTAAACATTCATAACCCTGATTAAACACGATTTCGAACATCAGTCTGTTGTGTCTTTTAGGTGGGATTGGTGGATAGATTTTAAACATCCAGACTGccatcctctctgtcactctgcagtTTTTTATCTGACACAATTTTACTGGCTCTCCTTATTCTGTGCCTCACTCTGCCTGGCTTTTATGATTATGCCTTCACCTGAACATGGTCCAGTGAGGTTCCCTGGAGACAGTGAGTGCTCTAATGATTGTTTGAAAAGCTTCTGCATTTCCATCTAGAGTTACTCAGTGCTGCGGTACTTCTCCCCTTAATCACCTTCCCTTCCCGGAAATTTCATCCCAGTACAGAGTGCTTGCCTTATGTCATGATGGTAACTCTCAATGCCTTCTGTACCATAAGATCAGGGATTGGCAGAATTGGGCAGGTGTTAGGTTGCAGACCAGCATGTCTGTGGTTGACTAGATTTGGATGTCCCTGGGTTTATGGAAATGAATTGTCcgtttctcttctctctctgcttgtgtCCTGGCGATGGCGTAGACATTAACCTCAACTCTCCCAACAAAGGCCTGGGGACGGACTCTCTGACGGACGTGTCAGTGGAAGGAGCTGCCGGTAATGCAGCCAGCACGCTGCCCCCCGGGCTGAccgaggaggaggcagaggagctgaGGTCTGAGCTCACCAAGGTAAGCCTGCTTACGTGCGCCATGTCTGCTGTTCACATGCGAGAGCATCAGAAAGCAGGGATCCCTAAGCAAAAGAGAGAGCTACAAACtgtaaaagaataaataacCTCTGGGATATATGCAGTGGTGTCACGGGTATCTAATGTTTGGGCCCGTAGTCTAGGTTGCTGAGTAAATAGCTTTACCTTTCTCATCTGGAAGCACAGAATGCTGGGAGACAAGCAGCATAATCGCGTGaccttgctgtgctgtgtccacaggtggaggaggagataAACACCTTGCGGCAGGTGCTCTCTGCCAAAGAGAAACACGCATATGAGCTCAAGAGGAAACTGGGCCTGAGCCCTCTGAATGAGTTCAAACAGAACCTCACCAAAGGCTGGCAGGATGTTCAGACCTCCAATGCGTAAGTACCTCTGGTATTACATTGTTGTCCTGGCCTGGTTAGACTGACTGAAGGTTCAGTCTGTTGAAGCCTGGCTCTGCCAGTAGTGAAATTAAAGGCAGACCTGCTCCTGAGACGCCAACCCTTCATTCAGGTCCACTAGCCAGACACTGTGAAAACTATGCCTTCTGTGTTAAAAGACTTAGAGAAATAAATTCACTTTGGTTGAAACCAGAGCTCTCTACAGAGTCAAACACCAGGTGtaagaaatatttcagacacaATAGTTAGCATTTATTGGCTGCAGAACAGCTAACATCTGCTATTTGCATTGCAGTTATAGTGTTAAATAAACCATGGTAACAGCTGCTGTGCCTTGCAACCCATTTAACAGTTTGAGGTATGTTGGTATTGAACAATTAAATGAGGCAGGACTTTTCTAaggcttgagtgtgtgtgagtgtttcattGTGACTCACAGATGATTCATTGGCTTTTAAAAGGTACACTGCTCCAGAGATCAGTCACCAAGAAACCATACATGAAGGAAGCCAGTACCACTTTTTCAAGTTGCCTGAATCTCTGTTTCTAGCTATGTGAAAACCACTGAGAAACTTGGGGAGTGGAATGAGAGAGTTACCAGTTCTGATTTGTGAGTTTTGGCTAGCACTGTGGTGGCATCGCTAATGTTTGCTCTGTTCTTCTCactccacctcaatccctggGCTGAGGGGCAGACAATGCACCGAGACCTGACTCCCAAGGCTTAAGGCTATGAC
This portion of the Megalops cyprinoides isolate fMegCyp1 chromosome 7, fMegCyp1.pri, whole genome shotgun sequence genome encodes:
- the tpd52l2b gene encoding tpd52 like 2b isoform X11, which translates into the protein MDSANQDINLNSPNKGLGTDSLTDVSVEGAAGNAASTLPPGLTEEEAEELRSELTKVEEEINTLRQVLSAKEKHAYELKRKLGLSPLNEFKQNLTKGWQDVQTSNAYVKTTEKLGEWNERVTSSDLYKKTQETLSQAGQKTSAALSNMGTAISKRLGDMRALPFSHSFGNYSIRHSISMPAMRNSPTFKSFEDKVGNIKYKVVGGRGNGGVQSPTETKPVQDNAPF
- the tpd52l2b gene encoding tpd52 like 2b isoform X10, whose protein sequence is MDSANQDINLNSPNKGLGTDSLTDVSVEGAAGNAASTLPPGLTEEEAEELRSELTKVEEEINTLRQVLSAKEKHAYELKRKLGLSPLNEFKQNLTKGWQDVQTSNAYKKTQETLSQAGQKTSAALSNMGTAISKRLGDMRNSPTFKSFEDKVGNIKYKVVGGRGNGGVQSPTETKPVQDNAPF
- the tpd52l2b gene encoding tpd52 like 2b isoform X7 is translated as MDSANQDINLNSPNKGLGTDSLTDVSVEGAAGNAASTLPPGLTEEEAEELRSELTKVEEEINTLRQVLSAKEKHAYELKRKLGLSPLNEFKQNLTKGWQDVQTSNAYKKTQETLSQAGQKTSAALSNMGTAISKRLGDMRALPFSHSFGNYSIRHSISMPAMRNSPTFKSFEDKVGNIKYKVVGGRGNGGVQSPTETKPVQDNAPF
- the tpd52l2b gene encoding tpd52 like 2b isoform X9, with translation MDSANQDINLNSPNKGLGTDSLTDVSVEGAAGNAASTLPPGLTEEEAEELRSELTKVEEEINTLRQVLSAKEKHAYELKRKLGLSPLNEFKQNLTKGWQDVQTSNAYKKTQETLSQAGQKTSAALSNMGTAISKRLGDMSNYSIRHSISMPAMRNSPTFKSFEDKVGNIKYKVVGGRGNGGVQSPTETKPVQDNAPF
- the tpd52l2b gene encoding tpd52 like 2b isoform X8; its protein translation is MDSANQDINLNSPNKGLGTDSLTDVSVEGAAGNAASTLPPGLTEEEAEELRSELTKVEEEINTLRQVLSAKEKHAYELKRKLGLSPLNEFKQNLTKGWQDVQTSNAYLSATSTLEDITHSEAYKKTQETLSQAGQKTSAALSNMGTAISKRLGDMRNSPTFKSFEDKVGNIKYKVVGGRGNGGVQSPTETKPVQDNAPF
- the tpd52l2b gene encoding tpd52 like 2b isoform X6, which encodes MDSANQDINLNSPNKGLGTDSLTDVSVEGAAGNAASTLPPGLTEEEAEELRSELTKVEEEINTLRQVLSAKEKHAYELKRKLGLSPLNEFKQNLTKGWQDVQTSNAYKKTQETLSQAGQKTSAALSNMGTAISKRLGDMRALPFSHSFGSNYSIRHSISMPAMRNSPTFKSFEDKVGNIKYKVVGGRGNGGVQSPTETKPVQDNAPF